Part of the Musa acuminata AAA Group cultivar baxijiao chromosome BXJ2-7, Cavendish_Baxijiao_AAA, whole genome shotgun sequence genome is shown below.
TTATCCAATGCTTGACTGTTAATTAGTATCTCCTATATTGTCTTTCTCTAAACTTTATGATCAAGAAGACGTGTGGTCTAGGTGTTAAGGGTCTATATTTTATATGAAGATTGTTAAGTAACAGTTATTTAAGCCGGAGGTAAAGGAGAATGACATTCAGTGTGCAACATGCCCTAGAATGTATAGCAATGGTTGCCTACTTTGTGGAAACAAGAACTGGATAGATCTCTTAATTGGGAATTAAAGGTATCCCCCAGACctccttttttttcattattgCATTCTTTCACCTATTCTTGCAATTGATGCATATAATTAAACATGACAAGATGTATCAGTATTTAATGTTGGTATGAAATAATACTTTTATTTTTGAAATGATCTCTGAAGTTAATTTTGTATGATCTGTAAGATTGTAAtgctatatctctctctctctctcttgtggaaCATCCTAAGCATCTTAATTTACAATGAAACATTTGGTGGTTTTATTCTAAGAAATCATTTTTTTGAAAGTATTTCTGTATAAGTAGTATCAACATGTTAATACAAAATTCTCTTTGGACTTCTACTCAGGTGAAAATGGAACAACTACAGAAGCATCTGTGGATATAACAAAGTAAGTTTCCCTTCTCATTCTCAAAGGCTCAAATCAGAATGATGTCAAATTTTTAATGGATTTAGTATTATCTTATTCATGtagctttcattttctttccttAGAAAGTTTGTAATTCTGAGCAAGAGATTCACCGCACAGCAAATATGAAAGCTATTAAATAATACAAATGTAATCTACATTTTTGTTGTTTCTATGCCCCGCTTATCAGTTCTAATGGACTTCCTTATACAAATAGTAATGGCATCATTGATTAGTTTGATCGGTGAAACATTATGTTAAAGAAACTAGGGTTTTGAATACTGGTCTATACCGATGTACCGAGCTCTGCTCGTTATAGTATGTACTGGTATGTATCATCGGTGTGCTAGAGCGTATTGACGGtacaccctaaaaccttaaaaatactttCACCTACCACGCAAGGGCGTACCGATCGATACGccttggtaacggtcgaaatctgaGGCGGTACTGGTCGGTATGTCTCGGTACCGGTCAAAACactggtaccgcccggtagagggcaGCCTGCGTACCAGAATCCCCTTGGACCGGTATGTGtcacccgtatcgggcggtacactTCGAAATTGAGAACCGTGAAAGAAATCGAGTAATATTGGGCTAAGGTTCTGCCTTTCTACTTCCCTACTTTCTCAATAGGGAATTCCATTCATTATCTATGGCAGTATTGCAGTTGATTTAGGAATTCAGTTCTTGTTGAAAAGTGGCCATGTGATTACCCTGTTCTCATCACTGTTCAAGCACTCCTTAATCATAGTGCAAAAAGGGTTCAAATTCATGCAAAGAAAAGCTTTTTTAGTGTGGAGAGGATGGTAATTTGGTTGTTTGAGAGTCCTAATTTTGTAGGAATTGGAGCTATTGGTCCATTTAAGAGATCTATGGGAGAATCAACAGGGTGTACATTTATTTTACTGAAGAAAGGTTTTTTATTGGCCATCTTGCCCTAATTTATCCTGTCTCCTCTCTTTCTCATATATTTCGCTCTCttctatcttttttattttcatgcaCTGTTTTTGTTTTCCTGTGCCAGAAATTCAGCAGCCTACTGGTGTCTAATTCATATCTTTTGACTTTATTGCCAGTAGCACCATTTTTCATCAACTGATATGACATTTGGTATGCGCTAAGGGTAATGACAATATACTCCCTACTTTTTTGTACTCAGGAACGAGCTTCTTAGAGCCATTGAAGTGCGGCTTGTTGCAGTTAAGCAGGATCTGACCAAAGCTTGTTGTTGGGCATCATCTGCTGGGTTTACCCCTAAAAATGTCTCAGAGCTTCTTCATTTTGCAGATTATTTTGGTGCAGATCACCTAAAGTAAGTTACGAAGCTCTCAGCATAATGTTGTTTTCTGCTCAGCCAAAAGGAAAAAATGGTTTGCTTGCTTCTTATGTGTTGGTTTGATGTTGGAGGAAATGAAATATTATCTGATGTAGTTTTGCAGATCTGATACTTTGATATTGATGCTTATTTTTAGCACTGATAAATAATTATCTAAATTCTCACTAGATGCGTGCCATGCCAAATCTGTGCATCTTGGTTCCAGTTCACAATCATTAGAAACACAATTGCTTAGATTTTTCCACAAGCATATACATCTATGCCAGAATTTTATGGCAAGATTTTTGGACTCACCATTTGGATAATGATTAAGTGTCCTAGGCAATTGCACTTTTTTTTCATCAAACATCCATTTTAACTAATAATCACTTGGTAGTTGTTAATCATGATGAGTTGGGTAGTCATTTTTAATGTCTTAAGATGAATTCATGTTGATATATATGATACTGATGTCTCCTTGGTAGCCCATGGAAGCATACAATAGGAGGGACCTTGTCTCTTCAATTTGATCAGAGCTGTATGCATATACTGCTTTATATTTATCCAAACAGAAGCCATCCTATTGACCTTGTCATGTAACCAAACATATTATCTCATCCCAAGTGATCCGGATCATGTGATCTTTGAGTTGGGTTGTTGAACTGGACCTAGGACACATGGACGTGTGCAACTGTTCAATCCAAGTTCTCATGGAGGATAACCAGTACTACATGTTGCTATTTCTTAGATGTACCACCTTGAAATTTGGCCTGGTGAATTTATGCTGAGTGGTGCAGCCTAGTCATATAGTTAAGTTTCCTGTTGCAGCATAGTTGCATGGGCCAACTTATAACTATGGTGATGCTATGATGTGGCCTAATCTTAGACCCCATTCCATCAGCTCTTGACATAGCTAGGGCTAATTAGGCCCTTAATCAATATTTCTAACTAATCAAGGGGTTCCACAGCTTCGTGCAGcagtatggtatgcttggtcagcaAAATGTAACCTAAAAGAACCTTATCTAGCTTGGATGAGTTTAACTTCACTTGGTACAAAGTGTCTTAATCAAAGGAAAACTCCCAGATATGTGATAGGAAAGGAGAAGTAGAACAATTTTTTCTCAAGATTCTTTTTATCAAATAGAAAATACTATGACAAATTAGACCTTCTTACCAAGTACTAAAGTTAGGtttagatttatatttttatttcatttttagtaTATTCTTGTTCTTATTTTAGAAAGTTTGAAGATTCGTATCATGAGTCTATTTGATGTATAAGAATCATAGTATGATcatagtttatgttaaacaagttGTTTAACCATTAGGAATTAAATTTAGAGAGTTCTAGATGTTTATTTTTGTTGGAAATATACATGGTTGATGAGATTTCCACAGGACAAATGTTTTTTGCTCACAGGACCTTTTATTTAGCAATGTACATAAAAGGATGCAAGCCTTAGGGCTCATCCTTTATTTTACCTTCTATTCTATAAACATAAATGTGATAAGAAAAGGATTAATAAAGTCGAGTTAGAAAAAACAAGGGTTAATCATGTTTTCTGACTTTGTCCTATCAGTAATAAGTTttactttttttctattttagtaTTTTGGATGTATTTTCGTTATTAATTTTAGTTGATGTTTTGGACAATTGTAAAGTTCAATTTTCAGTCTCTTTGATgtcatgtaaaagaaaaaaagagtccCTTTGATGTCCAATAGTCCTAATATGGTTGAAGTATATGTTAAACAATTTTTTAGCAATTAGAAGTCATATTTGGAGAGTTCTAAGAGTTTTGAGGTCTATTTTGATCGGATTCTGAGAAGATGTTTTCAGAAATACATTTTTTCCCCCCACAAAGCCTCTTAATTGGGTATATAAACAAGTGGTTGTAAGTTCTTGAGGCATACATGAGAAAttgattattttcttttatgcaattaatttgtttaatttaaaataattaatatctttCTTCCCTTCATTTTTGaggcatttttcttcttgaattggagAAAGTCCTAATAAGAGGgtcatatcttatcatgtgagtgTTGTCTCAGACATTGTCCGGATGATGTCCAATGCAGCTATAAGAAATGATTTTTCATATGAAAGAAACATAATGCTTAAAAGAACAACTAGCCATCACTTTCAGGCTACTTTCTTCCAGAAATTATGGTCTTAAGTTGGGAATGAGCTGAAGAATATTTTTGTTCTGTGGAAtggtatgtttattgatatggtaGTGGTTGAATATTGAAAATGAatcattcttgatgcaagttaatTTGAATTGCTGGGAGATGTATATGTAGAAAGTATATAGTATGGTTACCCATGATAACCTTCCAAATTACACAAGAAGTTtccacttctttttctttttccaaacTTATTTAGAAGTTATTAAATGTTCAaagatttatctttttatatgtTGGAGATTATTAGTCCAAAAGAATTTGCCAAGTTCTCTACTTGTTCTTGCCAATTTCTGTTCCCTTTTACCTGATAATTTGGTGATAGAAATGATATTGGTGCTGTTTGTAATGGCTACAGTGAGGCATGCACTAAATTCATTTCACTTTGCCAAAAGCACCCTGATCTTTTTAGTCTTCAGCACCTGCCTTGGTCACTGCCTCTGCCACTTAAAAGCCTTGGCGTCTCATCCTCCTCTGGCTCAGATGTCTCACTAGATGAGCCAGAAGATGAGCCCAAGGTTGGTGGTAAACCACCTGATAGTGGGGGCCTTCATCTCCACAAACACAACAATAGCCAACCAGCACAGATAAATACGGCAGAGTTGCTGTGCCCATATCCACAACTCAAACCTATCCAGCAGCATTTTGTGGATAGAACTGTTGGGAATGTGGTGGACTCTATTCCTGCTGCATCATTCACCAAGCCAGCTCAACAGGATGAAGGAGGCTCTAGGCGTCTTAGCGTGCAGGACCGCATCAGTCTCTTTGAGAGCAAGCAGAAAGAACAGTCTGTGAGTTTGAGAAATATCAGCACTATTGTTGGAATTAAGAGGGCAGTGGCAGGAAAAGGAGAACCTAGGAGAATCCCTTCTGATGTCTCAGATAAGTCAGTGTTGAGGAGATGGTCTGCTGCTAGTGACATGAGTATAGATCTTAGCAGCAGCAGTTGTAGCAGCTTCAATGATGAGAAAGACAGTGGGAGTGCTTCTGGAACTCCTACATCTGCAAACTTGCAGTTTCAATCCAGCAATAGAATCCAAGAGGGAGTGGCCAGTGGGTTGACAGATACAATGACCGTGCAGTCTCAGTTGAGTCCTAAAGCATGCATAGCTATCACACCTTGCCAGTTTCATCCCCAATTCCAAACTCTATCTAAAGATAGAGATCATGCCAAGGAAGAAGTTGACAAGACCCTGATGACCCCATCAGAACCTGCCTTTCCTAAGGAGCAGATCAAGCATATAATACCTGCTTCCCAAAGTGGTAAGATTTTTTGTCAATTAAATAATCAAGATGTTTTTGGCACCCAACAAGATGGCATTTTGGAATCAGGTAATTGTGCTGGATTGAAATGTCATGCCGTCTGTCACCCACAGTTTGAAACCACCTCAGTGGATTATGTCCAAGCAAACGACCATGTGATTTTGCAAGCCACATCACAATCTGTATCAGCAGCAGAGGAAAAAGCAGGGCTGAGAGATCAAGAAAGTTCCAGGACTCGAACTGGGAAGATCTCCTCACACCCAGATGGTGTTCGAGTGAACTATCAACCAACATTATCTACCCAACTCCAAATTTTTGCAAAAAAACCTGATGATGCTCAAGTGGGAACCAAAGATCCATCAGATTTTCAGATTAACTCAAGCGCTTTATCAGGTATATATTTGGAGTCCCACCCCCAGTGGACACCTCTAAGTAAACCAGTGGGAGCTGATTCGAGTGGAATAGTTGTTTCTGAGCAACCTTTTGGTCCCATTCTAGTCAAGGAAAAAGGAGATTTGGATCACCTAGGTATAAATTTGAAGGATCAATCATCGTCTTCTGATTGTCCAAACAAGTTTCAGAGTGAAACAATACACTCTGAAAGATATAGTTTGCCTGTTTTTCCAGTGAGGGATGCAAAAGAGTGCATGGAGTTACTTGATCCACCTTCTATGTGTTCAGCAGAGCAGATTCAGATGGTGAGTTCACTTAAAGGAGGAAATCAAAAGCTGAACAATGAACTTCAACTGAAGGCTAATGAATTGGAAAACCTTTTTGCTGAACACAAGCTCAGAATTCAGAAGGATCAGGCATCAACCTTTCAGAGGAGTTCAGATGCCCACCAAGATCATGTACTTAAGGCTTTGGAGAAAGGACATGCAATTCCAGTTCAATTGCCTGAGAGGAAGTTTGTGAAGGAAGCTTCCAAGAAGGAAGTTGAATTTGATGCTAATTTGCTGTCAAATATGGTAAATAATAGGAAATTTGATAATAACATATGCCAAGGATTTGACAATAAATCAGatgattttagaggaaaattctatGATAAATATATGCAAAAAAGGAATGCAAAACTATTAGAAGAGTGGAAATCAAAAAGGCCTCAGAAAGAAGCAAAGATGAAAGCATTGCATGACAACCTAGAACATACTCTGGCTAAGATGCGAGCTAAATTTATAGGATCTGCTAATGGACAATATTTGAGATCTTTTAGCTGTTCTTCAGTTTTATGAAACAAATATCAGGTATTGACTTAAATTTTTCCTGTTTTTCCTGAATGAAAAATCTCTATCTTCAATTTTGTCTCAATTCACCATACTCGAGCTGTAGGTGGTTAGCTTTTAATTTTGCAACTAATGTTCAAGAGGTTTTCAAGATTGGCTTCATGTACATGCTCAAGTTCGTGATCAAACATAAGAATATTTGGTGTGTTCGAGAAAATTATTGCGTGGTCTTGATTTTTATGCTGTAAATTAGGCACATGGATTTCAATTTTAACACATTAAATATGAAAAAACAAAGTGTTTAGCACATAATTATTCTAGCTCTCAAGtgataaaaaagaaataattgtcTTGGTTATTCTTGGTCATTTCTTAGTATGAACAAGAGATATTGCCTTGCATAGAGCTCTATGACCAGAAAAGACTTTGTAgccaaacccaaataattaggacATTATCTTGTTGTTTTTTGATGTGAAGCTATCTTGGAGAAAGGGCATAAAAGTAAGTGCATCATAACTATTTTAATTGTGCTTATCTTAAGTATAATTCTTTTAGCTTCCTTTTCCCCTGTTGGCACCATTGGGTTAGCAATTTCTTTGACTTCATCATTGATTTTATCAGAGGAGCTGAAGACTACTGATGATAACAAGATCAGAACATCTGTACAAATTAATACTTTCCAAGAAATGTCCTCCTGTGATTTATCCAGTGATGATTTATCTACTGATATCTATTCTAAAGGCACTTTCTCCAAGATGCTTTGATGTGCTACAAATTTGTCTTCTCCACCCATCAAACATCAATAGGATCAACCCATAATCTCGGGTCAGCCCCCATAAGATCCAGTACCCAAAATCTTTTGCAGAAGCAGCTCCTAAATTATCTGACTTCTGAGGGAAAAAcacaaagtcatcatcattaaaTAGCAGAATAACTACATGAGTGCAGCAAAGAACCTGTTTTTGGAGCAAGAGCATCACTGGAGCAAGAGCATCACTGAAGAACCTTGCTAATGAGAGCAAGCCACATAAATCACAATCCAGAGAAAGGGAGTCCCGCCAAGGATCCTTTCAACTCTCATTTCTGATAATGGATATTCCAAGGAGCAAAAAACTAGGCTAGTTTCTGTAAAAGTTCAGACAGGTGCAGTATTCCAAACTCCAAACCACTTTTGAGTCAATATTGCTGGCCCTGATTCAGAGGCTGGTATGACTAAATTTAAAGATTATGCTTTCTGAGTTACACAAGAATTGAAAGGATCTCCAAAATGTAATTGATCAGGAAAAGATGATTCACCTGACATGATTAAAAATGAAGAAGAATTGAAGAGAAAATTTTCTGCAGGGAAACTTGGCCTAATCAGTTCTCATGTTGAGTTAGACAACAAGCCAAGGCACATGCAAGAATTTGGAACTTAGTTATTTTGGGATCTGTCTCAAAGGTGGAGTATGACACTGGTTTTGTTTTGCCACACATGCAAGAATTGGGAAGTTAGTTATTTCAAATTTGTCCCAAAAGTGGAATATGATACTAGTTTTGTTTCACCCATGTCTGCTATTTTAACAGGAAACATACAAGAGTCACTAGAAGGTGCTTCATCATGGATACATCATAAATTTTCTTATGCACATGAGGCATCAGATATTGAAGCTTATGTAGATTCACTTGTGGGAAGTTTGGCTTCATGGAATTCCTACTTGTTGAATCAAATGGACTCTGATTCTTTTCGAACGAGAGAATCAAGGAAGTGCTTAGTTTCTCATTGCTGCTAATGCATCCCAGCTAGGACACATGGATTTGGAGGAAGAATGGGGAAGTAAAGTCTGTAAaacagaagggggggggggggggcggagaGAGGATGCACGGGGTATGTCTCAACTCTCAACAATTTTTAAAGGTGATGACAACACAGATGGTTGTG
Proteins encoded:
- the LOC135583174 gene encoding uncharacterized protein LOC135583174 isoform X2, with the translated sequence MDSDILLDHALFQLSPRRSRCELFVSGGGKTEKIASGFLKPFLAHLKVSEEQSAEAVDSIKLIVDRRTKDGTWFKKGTVERFVRFVREPEVLEFVNTFDAEMSQLEGAKKTYLQNAGVPVSGSMGENGTTTEASVDITKNELLRAIEVRLVAVKQDLTKACCWASSAGFTPKNVSELLHFADYFGADHLNEACTKFISLCQKHPDLFSLQHLPWSLPLPLKSLGVSSSSGSDVSLDEPEDEPKVGGKPPDSGGLHLHKHNNSQPAQINTAELLCPYPQLKPIQQHFVDRTVGNVVDSIPAASFTKPAQQDEGGSRRLSVQDRISLFESKQKEQSVSLRNISTIVGIKRAVAGKGEPRRIPSDVSDKSVLRRWSAASDMSIDLSSSSCSSFNDEKDSGSASGTPTSANLQFQSSNRIQEGVASGLTDTMTVQSQLSPKACIAITPCQFHPQFQTLSKDRDHAKEEVDKTLMTPSEPAFPKEQIKHIIPASQSGKIFCQLNNQDVFGTQQDGILESGNCAGLKCHAVCHPQFETTSVDYVQANDHVILQATSQSVSAAEEKAGLRDQESSRTRTGKISSHPDGVRVNYQPTLSTQLQIFAKKPDDAQVGTKDPSDFQINSSALSGIYLESHPQWTPLSKPVGADSSGIVVSEQPFGPILVKEKGDLDHLGINLKDQSSSSDCPNKFQSETIHSERYSLPVFPVRDAKECMELLDPPSMCSAEQIQMVSSLKGGNQKLNNELQLKANELENLFAEHKLRIQKDQASTFQRSSDAHQDHVLKALEKGHAIPVQLPERKFVKEASKKEVEFDANLLSNMVNNRKFDNNICQGFDNKSDDFRGKFYDKYMQKRNAKLLEEWKSKRPQKEAKMKALHDNLEHTLAKMRAKFIGSANGQYLRSFSCSSVL
- the LOC135583174 gene encoding uncharacterized protein LOC135583174 isoform X1, which produces MDSDILLDHALFQLSPRRSRCELFVSGGGKTEKIASGFLKPFLAHLKVSEEQSAEAVDSIKLIVDRRTKDGTWFKKGTVERFVRFVREPEVLEFVNTFDAEMSQLEGAKKTYLQPHNLPIQNAGVPVSGSMGENGTTTEASVDITKNELLRAIEVRLVAVKQDLTKACCWASSAGFTPKNVSELLHFADYFGADHLNEACTKFISLCQKHPDLFSLQHLPWSLPLPLKSLGVSSSSGSDVSLDEPEDEPKVGGKPPDSGGLHLHKHNNSQPAQINTAELLCPYPQLKPIQQHFVDRTVGNVVDSIPAASFTKPAQQDEGGSRRLSVQDRISLFESKQKEQSVSLRNISTIVGIKRAVAGKGEPRRIPSDVSDKSVLRRWSAASDMSIDLSSSSCSSFNDEKDSGSASGTPTSANLQFQSSNRIQEGVASGLTDTMTVQSQLSPKACIAITPCQFHPQFQTLSKDRDHAKEEVDKTLMTPSEPAFPKEQIKHIIPASQSGKIFCQLNNQDVFGTQQDGILESGNCAGLKCHAVCHPQFETTSVDYVQANDHVILQATSQSVSAAEEKAGLRDQESSRTRTGKISSHPDGVRVNYQPTLSTQLQIFAKKPDDAQVGTKDPSDFQINSSALSGIYLESHPQWTPLSKPVGADSSGIVVSEQPFGPILVKEKGDLDHLGINLKDQSSSSDCPNKFQSETIHSERYSLPVFPVRDAKECMELLDPPSMCSAEQIQMVSSLKGGNQKLNNELQLKANELENLFAEHKLRIQKDQASTFQRSSDAHQDHVLKALEKGHAIPVQLPERKFVKEASKKEVEFDANLLSNMVNNRKFDNNICQGFDNKSDDFRGKFYDKYMQKRNAKLLEEWKSKRPQKEAKMKALHDNLEHTLAKMRAKFIGSANGQYLRSFSCSSVL